In a genomic window of Styela clava chromosome 11, kaStyClav1.hap1.2, whole genome shotgun sequence:
- the LOC144429907 gene encoding alpha-(1,6)-fucosyltransferase-like, with amino-acid sequence MNTVQIMRKNFKEYWKSISFIILKNVTEERKKYASALQDGFNVLDNRYEEIGNFFDDKIEMKSDDYFDGTFTEFYILSNLLSDLKYYWLHISSVIKRLGLPSDIHKFVNNGYIKSKKELKNVIEESETIARKNMDNLQMYVQEKIAKLQNPNNCNSASVYVCNMVNQAGFGSELHTILKCFLPAFKQQRTMIHHMKGWKYDPEGWSHLFAPLSDCDETQYTGQSNSQIVNGNAVYPTGYDFISIPSEISQDIIQNHADPFAWWIAQFIGYAMRMRPEFVNQLNRTAQKIKFTNPIAGMHIRRGDKLIREAKKHEVEEYMFFIENWFDEQNIEQRTVYVTTDDDKVYQELTTKYPSYNFLTTPTDTMQRGLNALQGIVTDVYLLSLCDFVACTGSSNICRLVYELLTFNHHDASTRWQSVDDLYYFHEAVFPYVAISDHSARTERKEIGVREGEILKVNKIDGWPIDGFINIENTNNQEKGKVPLYKMRSKPSVDSFPILHRPS; translated from the exons ATGAATACTGTACAAATCATgcgaaaaaatttcaaagagtACTGGAAATCAATTTCTTTTATCATATTAAAAAACGTGacagaagaaagaaaaaaatatgcaTCGGCACTTCAGGACGGTTTCAA tgttttggACAATCGATATGAAGAAATTGGAAACTTTTTTGAcgataaaattgaaatgaagaGCGACGACTACTTCGATGGAACT ttcacGGAATTCTACATTCTTTCAAACCTTCTTTCTGATCTGAAATATTACTGGTTGCATATATCATCGGTAATTAAAAGATTAGGTCTTCCAAGCGACATCCACAAATTTGTGAACAATGGATATAT aaAATCAAAGAAAGAACTTAAAAATGTAATTGAAGAATCTGAAACGATCGCCCGTAAAAATATGGATAACTTACAGATGTACGTCCAAGAAAAAATAGCCAAACTGCAG AATCCTAATAATTGCAACAGTGCATCAGTTTATGTATGCAATATGGTAAATCAAGCTGGTTTTGGCAGTGAGTTGCACACCATACTCAAATGTTTTTTACCTGCTTTTAAACAACAAAGAACTATGATTCATCATATGAAAGGGTGGAAATATGATCCTGAAGGATGGAGTCATCTCTTTGCCCCGCTCAGTGATTGTGACGAAACACAATATACAG GACAGAGTAACTCACAAATAGTGAATGGTAATGCCGTTTATCCAACTGGATACGACTTTATATCAATTCCATCGGAAATATCTCAagatattattcaaaatcaTGCGGATCCATTTGCCTGGTGGATTGCTCAATTTATTGGATATGCGATGAGAATGAGGCCTGAATTTGTGAATCAACTTAACAGAACCGcccagaaaataaaattcactaatcCCATAGCCGG AATGCATATTCGTCGTGGGGACAAACTGATTAGAGAAGCAAAAAAACACGAAGTTGAAGAAtatatgttttttattgaaaattggtTCGACGaacaaaatatagaacaaaGAACTGTATATGTGACAACCGATGATGACAAAGTTTATCAGGAATTAACAACGAA ATATCCCTCGTACAATTTCCTCACAACTCCAACCGATACTATGCAAAGAGGACTCAATGCTCTGCAGGGAATAGTCACCGATGTATATCTACTTTCTCTATGTGATTTTGTGGCATGTACGGGGTCTTCCAAT ATTTGCCGTCTCGTCTACGAACTATTAACATTCAATCATCACGACGCATCTACCAGATGGCAATCAGTAGACGATTTGTATTACTTTCATGAAGCAGTATTTCCTTACGTTGCGATATCTGACCATTCAGCGAGAACAGAAAGGAAAGAGATTGGTGTTCGGGAAGgtgaaatattgaaagtgaACAAAATTGATGGTTGGCCGATAGATGGGTTCATAAATATCGAGAATACCAACAATCAAGAGAAAGGAAAAGTTCCATTGTATAAAATGCGATCGAAGCCATCAGTTGATAGTTTTCCGATCCTGCATAGACCTTCATAA